A stretch of Natronococcus sp. CG52 DNA encodes these proteins:
- a CDS encoding FAD-binding protein — MYEHDVIVVGAGGAGLRAAIAAHEAGADTAIVSKLHPVRSHTGAAEGGINAALQEGDDWELHAYDTMKGSDYLADAPAVETLAQDAPDDTITLEHWGMPFSREEDGRVSQRPFGGLSYPRTTYAGAETGHHLLHVMYEQVVKRGIQVYDEWYVMNLVTGDEPDPNDRECEGVVAYDVQSGKVEGFKANQGVILATGGPGQAFDHTTNAVSCTGDGHAMAYRAGAPLEDMEFIQFHPTSLPSTGVLISEGVRGEGGILYNDDGERFMFEYGYANNSGELASRDVVARAELTEVGEGRGVEDEYVHLDMRHLGEDRILDRLENILHLAEDFEGVDGLVEPMPVKPGQHYAMGGIDVDENGQTCINGLYAAGECACVSVHGGNRLGGNALPELIVFGKRAGRHAAGEDLGAAEIETGYGDDVEDETETELPVAPGEAGLDSSGGVAADGGVATEAEGLLERAVEQERARVDHLMDKDDGVQHAEIRAKLQKAMTDYVNVFRTGDGIRKALKIIRECREEYQDVYVDDPSRTFNTDLQQTYETRNLIDVAETIALGALVRNEFRGAHWRQENQERDDENWLKHTLISWDDGEPSIFYRPVILEGEDKTYEPKIRSY; from the coding sequence ATGTACGAACACGACGTCATCGTAGTCGGCGCCGGCGGCGCCGGCCTTCGCGCCGCGATCGCAGCGCACGAGGCGGGAGCCGACACGGCTATCGTCTCGAAACTTCACCCGGTCCGCAGCCACACCGGCGCGGCCGAGGGTGGGATCAACGCCGCCCTCCAGGAGGGCGACGACTGGGAACTCCACGCTTACGACACGATGAAGGGGTCGGACTACCTGGCCGACGCCCCCGCCGTCGAAACGCTGGCCCAGGACGCCCCCGACGACACGATCACCCTCGAGCACTGGGGGATGCCGTTCTCTCGCGAGGAGGACGGCCGCGTCTCCCAGCGACCGTTCGGCGGCCTCTCCTACCCGCGGACGACCTACGCCGGAGCCGAAACCGGCCACCACCTGCTGCACGTGATGTACGAACAGGTCGTCAAGCGCGGCATCCAGGTCTACGACGAGTGGTACGTGATGAACCTCGTAACTGGCGACGAACCCGACCCGAACGACCGGGAGTGTGAGGGCGTCGTCGCCTACGACGTCCAGTCGGGCAAGGTTGAAGGGTTCAAGGCGAACCAGGGCGTCATCCTCGCGACCGGCGGTCCGGGCCAGGCGTTTGACCACACCACCAACGCCGTCTCCTGTACCGGCGACGGTCACGCGATGGCCTATCGTGCGGGCGCGCCGCTCGAGGACATGGAGTTCATCCAGTTCCACCCGACCTCGCTGCCATCCACCGGCGTTCTCATCTCGGAAGGTGTCCGCGGTGAGGGTGGCATCCTCTACAACGACGACGGCGAGCGATTCATGTTCGAGTACGGCTACGCGAACAACTCCGGCGAACTCGCCTCCCGCGACGTCGTCGCCCGCGCCGAACTCACCGAGGTCGGCGAGGGTCGGGGCGTCGAGGACGAGTACGTCCACCTCGACATGCGCCACCTCGGCGAGGACCGCATCCTCGACCGCCTCGAGAACATCCTCCACCTCGCGGAGGACTTCGAGGGCGTCGACGGACTCGTCGAACCGATGCCGGTCAAACCCGGCCAGCACTACGCGATGGGCGGGATCGACGTCGACGAGAACGGCCAGACCTGCATCAACGGCCTCTACGCCGCCGGCGAGTGCGCCTGCGTTTCGGTTCACGGCGGGAATCGCCTGGGCGGCAACGCCCTGCCCGAACTCATCGTCTTCGGAAAGCGCGCCGGCCGCCACGCCGCCGGCGAGGATCTCGGCGCGGCCGAGATCGAGACGGGCTACGGCGACGACGTCGAGGACGAGACCGAGACGGAACTGCCCGTGGCCCCCGGCGAGGCGGGCCTCGATAGTTCGGGCGGCGTCGCCGCCGACGGCGGAGTTGCAACAGAGGCTGAGGGACTGCTCGAGCGCGCCGTCGAGCAGGAACGGGCGCGCGTCGACCACCTGATGGACAAGGACGACGGCGTCCAGCACGCCGAGATCCGTGCGAAGCTTCAGAAGGCGATGACGGACTACGTCAACGTCTTCCGCACCGGCGACGGCATCAGGAAGGCGCTGAAGATCATCCGCGAGTGCCGCGAGGAGTACCAGGACGTCTACGTCGACGACCCCTCGCGCACGTTCAACACCGACCTCCAGCAGACCTACGAGACGCGCAACCTGATCGACGTCGCCGAGACGATCGCGCTCGGCGCGCTCGTGCGCAACGAGTTCCGCGGCGCTCACTGGCGCCAGGAGAACCAGGAGCGCGACGACGAGAACTGGCTCAAGCACACGCTCATCTCCTGGGACGACGGCGAGCCGTCGATCTTCTACCGGCCCGTGATCCTCGAGGGCGAGGACAAAACCTACGAGCCGAAGATCCGCAGCTACTGA
- a CDS encoding succinate dehydrogenase/fumarate reductase iron-sulfur subunit, whose product MSTQQEQPQEPESQEAPEDPEMRGAESPQDKRLKEKEQGLAQEETVDESDLEGKTVHIKVFRYDPEVEAKQEPRFDDFHVPFEKGMTVLDAVMYARDEFDSSLTFRHSCRQAVCGSDAFFVNGRQQLGCKTQISDLEQPIRIEPLPHQEVVKDLVVDMDHFYDQMHAVEPYFQQEDLPEGDLEEQRQSRENREKVKMSTRCIWCAACMSSCNIAAGDNEYLGPAAINKAYRFAMDEREDEEIKEHRLRIVEQEHGVWRCQTQFSCTEVCPKDIPLTEHIQELKREAVKKNLKFW is encoded by the coding sequence ATGAGTACGCAACAAGAACAACCGCAAGAACCCGAATCACAGGAAGCACCGGAAGACCCCGAGATGCGGGGCGCGGAGTCGCCACAGGACAAGCGACTCAAGGAGAAAGAGCAGGGACTGGCCCAGGAGGAGACCGTCGACGAGTCCGACCTCGAGGGAAAGACGGTTCACATCAAGGTGTTCCGCTACGATCCCGAGGTCGAAGCCAAACAGGAACCTCGCTTCGACGACTTCCACGTCCCCTTCGAGAAGGGGATGACCGTCCTCGACGCGGTCATGTACGCCCGCGACGAGTTCGACTCCTCGCTGACGTTCCGCCACTCCTGCCGGCAGGCCGTCTGCGGCTCCGACGCCTTCTTCGTCAACGGGAGACAGCAACTCGGCTGCAAGACCCAGATCTCCGACCTCGAGCAGCCGATTCGGATCGAACCGCTGCCTCACCAGGAGGTGGTCAAGGACCTGGTCGTCGACATGGACCACTTCTACGACCAGATGCACGCGGTCGAGCCGTACTTCCAGCAGGAGGACCTCCCCGAGGGTGACCTCGAGGAGCAGCGCCAGTCGCGGGAGAACCGCGAGAAGGTCAAGATGTCCACGCGCTGTATCTGGTGTGCCGCGTGTATGTCCTCGTGTAACATCGCGGCGGGCGACAACGAGTATCTCGGCCCCGCGGCGATCAACAAGGCCTACCGGTTTGCGATGGACGAACGCGAGGACGAAGAGATCAAGGAGCACCGACTCCGCATCGTCGAGCAGGAACACGGCGTCTGGCGCTGCCAGACCCAGTTCTCCTGTACCGAGGTGTGTCCGAAGGACATCCCGCTCACCGAGCACATTCAGGAGCTCAAGCGGGAAGCGGTCAAGAAGAACCTGAAGTTCTGGTAA
- a CDS encoding succinate dehydrogenase hydrophobic membrane anchor subunit, whose translation MAERYSSFAPGGTAWLLQRITAAFLVVVLAFHFFQLHFVNHAAEVTFAGTQERMSTIGYFVTMVLFLIAGAFHGVNGVYNALVNQGLEGTQKKVVLSVLVLAGAALIAQGIYVAIAMAGWT comes from the coding sequence ATGGCAGAACGCTACTCCTCGTTCGCACCCGGCGGGACCGCGTGGCTGCTCCAGCGGATTACGGCGGCGTTTCTCGTCGTCGTTCTCGCCTTCCACTTCTTCCAGTTGCACTTCGTCAACCACGCCGCAGAAGTTACGTTCGCTGGGACACAAGAGCGGATGAGCACTATCGGATACTTCGTGACGATGGTGCTGTTCCTGATCGCCGGGGCGTTCCACGGCGTCAACGGCGTCTACAACGCCCTGGTCAACCAGGGTCTCGAGGGCACGCAGAAGAAGGTCGTGCTCTCGGTCCTGGTGCTCGCCGGCGCCGCACTCATCGCCCAGGGAATCTACGTCGCGATCGCGATGGCGGGGTGGACCTAA
- the sdhC gene encoding succinate dehydrogenase, cytochrome b556 subunit — MSQSYNRGLIEDFGRWKEFSAGMWAWIFHKFTGWMLIGYLFTHIAVLSTAIGAASGDAALIQQETDVYTTTIQGLESLFIVRVLEVGLLAVAVFHILNGLRLLMVDLGVGLSAQDKSFYASLVLTGVITVASVPTFMDGVGF; from the coding sequence ATGAGTCAGTCTTACAATCGCGGTCTCATCGAGGATTTCGGTCGCTGGAAGGAGTTCTCAGCCGGGATGTGGGCGTGGATCTTCCACAAGTTCACCGGGTGGATGCTGATCGGCTACCTGTTTACCCACATCGCCGTGCTGAGTACGGCAATCGGCGCAGCGAGCGGCGATGCAGCGCTGATCCAGCAGGAAACGGACGTGTACACGACGACGATTCAGGGACTCGAGTCGCTGTTCATCGTGCGGGTGCTCGAAGTCGGGTTGCTCGCCGTCGCCGTCTTCCACATTCTGAACGGCCTCCGACTGCTGATGGTCGATCTCGGCGTCGGACTCTCGGCGCAGGACAAGAGCTTCTACGCCTCGCTGGTGTTGACCGGCGTCATCACCGTCGCGAGCGTGCCGACCTTCATGGACGGGGTGGGTTTCTGA
- a CDS encoding succinylglutamate desuccinylase/aspartoacylase family protein translates to MSGDDAMVGSSRESSDADAMDDAFTYNGGRVDPGESANIRYGISETYLGDPVRIPVTIINGRYPGPTVFLSAAAHGDELNGIEVVREVAHDWDHSELHGTLVCLPVMNVPGFLAQERYLPIYDRDLNRSFPGREGSTSARRMAHRIFSNFIEPCDLGVDFHTSTRGRTNMLHVRANMDDSSVARLANAFSSHVIIAGEGPSGTLRREATEAGVPTVTVEMGEAHRFQRGLIDRALTGVASVLAEFGVHRDSAVHWPGWRTVISADDEKTWLRADAGGIVDMKRGRGGLVREGEVICTITNPFKEKDDIVTVEAPFTGLIVGVLENPVVYPGNPLCHLVGLSADTRTVLETERTKTESQSQLRM, encoded by the coding sequence ATGAGCGGTGACGATGCGATGGTCGGTTCCTCGAGGGAGTCGTCCGACGCCGACGCGATGGACGACGCGTTCACGTACAACGGTGGACGAGTCGACCCCGGCGAATCGGCGAACATCCGATACGGAATCAGCGAGACGTACCTCGGCGACCCGGTCAGAATTCCGGTGACAATTATCAACGGAAGATACCCCGGCCCGACGGTCTTCCTCTCGGCGGCGGCTCACGGCGACGAACTCAACGGCATCGAGGTCGTTCGCGAAGTGGCACACGACTGGGACCACTCCGAACTCCACGGCACGCTGGTCTGCCTGCCCGTGATGAACGTTCCCGGATTTCTGGCCCAGGAGCGGTATCTCCCGATCTACGACCGGGACCTCAACCGATCGTTTCCCGGACGCGAGGGCTCGACGAGCGCCAGGCGGATGGCACACCGGATCTTCTCGAACTTCATCGAGCCCTGCGATCTCGGAGTCGACTTCCACACGTCGACGCGGGGGCGGACGAACATGCTCCACGTCCGGGCGAACATGGACGACTCCTCAGTCGCCCGACTCGCGAACGCGTTCAGTTCCCACGTCATCATCGCGGGCGAGGGACCCTCCGGGACCCTCCGGCGCGAGGCGACCGAGGCGGGCGTCCCGACCGTAACGGTCGAGATGGGAGAGGCCCACCGCTTCCAGCGGGGACTGATCGATCGCGCGCTCACCGGCGTCGCGAGCGTGCTCGCAGAGTTCGGCGTCCACCGCGACTCCGCGGTCCACTGGCCCGGCTGGCGCACCGTCATCTCGGCCGACGACGAGAAGACCTGGCTCCGGGCTGACGCCGGCGGCATCGTCGACATGAAGCGCGGTCGCGGCGGGCTCGTCAGAGAGGGAGAGGTGATCTGTACAATCACCAACCCGTTCAAGGAGAAAGACGATATCGTCACCGTCGAAGCGCCCTTTACCGGGCTTATCGTCGGCGTCCTCGAGAACCCGGTCGTCTACCCGGGGAACCCGCTCTGTCACCTCGTCGGACTCTCGGCGGATACGCGCACGGTGCTCGAGACCGAGCGGACGAAAACCGAGTCACAGTCGCAGCTTCGAATGTAG
- a CDS encoding GNAT family N-acetyltransferase: MEIREATESDVDTIRSIAHDSLASTYTDFLDEETISNAIDQWYGDAFADDLDDDHLLILVVERDGEIVGFSQSELVGQQYETGQLQWLHIDPDHRGSGTGVRLLVRTREKLLEESADQVQCFVLEDNEGGNEFYAAHGFEQADQREVEIGDETFIENVYVESEIESGEDWNAIDELDVDDETVYVSYGEAVRGSQAPFYGAYETEDQSSRYGWFCGNCDSIDNAMDSMGRIECNTCGNRRKATRWDSSYL, translated from the coding sequence ATGGAAATTCGCGAAGCTACCGAATCGGACGTCGACACCATTCGCTCGATCGCCCACGATTCGCTCGCATCCACTTACACCGACTTCCTCGACGAGGAGACGATCAGTAACGCGATCGACCAGTGGTACGGGGACGCGTTCGCCGACGATCTCGACGACGACCACTTGCTGATCCTTGTCGTCGAACGCGACGGCGAGATCGTCGGATTCTCCCAGAGCGAACTGGTCGGCCAGCAGTACGAGACCGGACAGCTACAGTGGCTCCACATCGATCCCGACCACCGGGGGAGCGGAACCGGCGTCCGACTGCTCGTTCGCACCCGGGAGAAGCTCCTCGAGGAGAGCGCCGACCAGGTCCAGTGTTTCGTCCTGGAGGACAACGAGGGCGGCAACGAGTTTTACGCGGCACACGGCTTCGAGCAGGCCGACCAGCGCGAGGTCGAGATCGGCGACGAGACGTTCATCGAGAACGTCTACGTCGAGAGCGAGATCGAAAGCGGCGAGGACTGGAACGCGATCGACGAACTCGACGTCGACGACGAAACGGTCTACGTCAGCTACGGCGAAGCCGTCCGCGGCTCGCAGGCGCCGTTCTACGGCGCCTACGAGACGGAGGATCAGTCCTCCCGCTACGGTTGGTTCTGCGGCAACTGTGACTCGATCGACAACGCGATGGATTCCATGGGTCGCATCGAGTGCAATACCTGCGGCAACCGGCGCAAGGCGACGCGATGGGACTCCTCGTACCTCTGA
- a CDS encoding oligosaccharide flippase family protein, producing the protein MNRQSHIIRGFKATLVARAIYMLSSALLMLVLARYLLDPDGYGALYWAIGILAVVQLVADLGLGKSAARYFSEYREKDPGQIPHLIRSAVAIKIVLLTVVTSALLLSHEWLATVLGDPEVAPFLAAGALYIVAFSFSGFSQIAFQGFNNLGYSAIIQAISGFARLVFAIAFVLLGMGALGALFGYIVGYTIAAVVGLTILYLEFYTKHEPADEYESGLSRRLVEYSIPLTATRSANVIDKRIDVVLVGIFLTPAAVAFYTVGKQITDFVLAPAESLGFTISPNFGEQKAAGQLEEARQIYEASLTNVLLLYIPATVGLVIVADPFITMVFGSNYAGAVPVLQILAGFIILQAITNLTSDSLDYLGRARSRAIAKGGTSVANFGLNLVLIPTFGVVGAAAATVATHTVYVAVNLYIVHSELSLRLERLVRTVGCICAITGVMAVAVLLVTPLISSFVMLVGAVAIGVLTWSVLAVTTGMIDVQEVRSVIT; encoded by the coding sequence ATGAACAGACAGTCTCACATCATCCGCGGTTTCAAGGCAACGCTGGTCGCGCGAGCGATCTACATGCTCTCGAGCGCGCTGCTCATGCTGGTCCTGGCGCGATATCTCCTCGATCCGGACGGCTACGGCGCGCTCTACTGGGCGATCGGCATCCTCGCGGTCGTCCAGCTGGTCGCAGACCTCGGACTGGGCAAGTCCGCGGCGCGGTACTTCTCAGAGTATCGGGAGAAGGATCCGGGCCAGATTCCGCACCTGATTAGATCGGCGGTTGCGATTAAGATCGTCCTTCTCACGGTGGTCACGTCCGCGCTCCTGCTCTCTCACGAGTGGCTCGCCACCGTTCTCGGCGACCCGGAAGTAGCCCCGTTTCTCGCGGCGGGCGCGCTCTACATCGTCGCTTTCTCGTTTAGCGGCTTCTCACAGATCGCGTTCCAGGGGTTCAACAACCTCGGCTACAGCGCGATCATTCAGGCGATCAGCGGCTTCGCTCGCCTGGTGTTCGCCATCGCGTTCGTCCTTCTCGGCATGGGCGCACTCGGCGCTCTCTTCGGCTACATCGTCGGCTACACCATCGCCGCCGTCGTCGGGCTGACGATCCTCTACCTCGAGTTCTACACCAAGCACGAACCCGCAGACGAGTACGAGTCCGGACTCTCGCGTCGCCTCGTCGAGTACAGCATCCCGCTGACGGCCACCCGGAGCGCGAACGTGATCGACAAGCGGATCGACGTCGTGCTGGTCGGCATCTTTCTGACCCCCGCGGCGGTCGCGTTCTACACGGTCGGCAAGCAGATCACCGACTTCGTGCTCGCGCCCGCCGAGTCGCTCGGTTTTACGATCTCCCCGAACTTCGGCGAGCAGAAGGCGGCCGGACAACTCGAGGAGGCGCGCCAGATCTACGAGGCCTCGCTGACGAACGTCCTCCTGCTCTACATTCCTGCGACGGTCGGCCTCGTGATCGTTGCCGACCCGTTCATAACGATGGTCTTCGGGAGCAACTACGCGGGTGCGGTCCCCGTTCTGCAGATCCTCGCAGGATTCATCATCCTGCAGGCGATCACGAACCTGACGAGCGACAGCCTGGACTACCTCGGCCGCGCGAGGTCCCGTGCGATCGCGAAAGGAGGGACGTCGGTGGCGAACTTCGGGCTGAATCTCGTACTGATCCCGACGTTCGGCGTCGTCGGTGCCGCCGCGGCGACGGTCGCCACCCACACCGTCTACGTCGCGGTGAACCTGTACATCGTCCACAGCGAACTCTCCCTGCGACTCGAGCGGCTCGTGCGGACGGTCGGATGCATCTGTGCGATTACGGGCGTGATGGCCGTCGCCGTACTGCTCGTCACGCCGTTGATCTCGAGTTTCGTGATGCTCGTCGGCGCCGTCGCGATCGGCGTGCTCACGTGGTCCGTCCTCGCCGTCACGACCGGAATGATCGACGTCCAGGAGGTCCGGTCGGTGATCACGTGA
- a CDS encoding RimK family alpha-L-glutamate ligase, giving the protein MAVTEPVTVGVLSLHTSKETKAILNAVDALGHDTEWLRAENTSISVTGGSVSIEPSVDVIANRMLLSNTEQPAEELGLANTFSQLIPMLNEPSTVLTAIHKLSTATTLAANDVRTPDVTLALNSDQLNAARGQYGEEAVYKTAIGTHGGGTWKVGADDPINAKVGNRYAFLQELIDRDDARHRDVRVYVVDDEVIGAMYRYAPDNDWRTNVALGGSVEDATDDLPEEARQMARRASEAIGLDYAGVDLVEGDEGWFVLEVNPTAGFKGLYQATQISPAPYIAKLAIERAGGEVDEERVHDLSNVLDDSRPMAQPIEATSPETEPSVIGYTEEVVLSGTSGSKSVLAKSDTGATRTSIDTGLAADIGAGPIKSITRIRSGSSKTAKSRPVVDVVVGVGGNQHTVTASVEDRSHMDYPVILGRDILKNYQVDVSRRSDADTPDTPEEEE; this is encoded by the coding sequence ATGGCCGTTACCGAACCCGTCACCGTCGGGGTGTTGAGCCTCCACACCAGCAAGGAAACGAAGGCGATACTCAACGCCGTCGACGCGCTGGGACACGATACGGAGTGGCTTCGAGCGGAGAATACGTCGATCAGCGTCACCGGCGGGAGCGTCTCCATCGAGCCGTCGGTCGACGTGATCGCAAACCGGATGCTGCTGTCGAACACCGAACAGCCCGCCGAGGAACTCGGGCTCGCGAACACGTTCTCACAGCTCATTCCGATGCTCAACGAGCCGTCCACGGTACTGACGGCGATCCACAAGCTCTCGACGGCGACGACGCTCGCGGCGAACGACGTCCGGACTCCCGACGTCACCCTCGCGCTCAACAGCGACCAACTCAACGCCGCGCGCGGTCAGTACGGCGAGGAAGCGGTCTACAAGACGGCGATCGGGACCCACGGCGGCGGAACGTGGAAGGTCGGTGCCGACGATCCGATCAACGCGAAGGTGGGGAACCGATACGCGTTCCTGCAGGAACTCATCGACCGCGACGACGCTCGCCACCGCGACGTCCGCGTCTACGTCGTCGACGACGAAGTCATCGGCGCGATGTACCGCTACGCGCCCGATAACGACTGGCGAACCAACGTCGCGCTCGGCGGCTCCGTCGAGGATGCGACCGACGACCTCCCCGAAGAAGCCCGGCAGATGGCCCGTCGTGCGTCCGAGGCGATCGGTCTCGACTACGCCGGCGTCGACCTCGTCGAGGGCGACGAAGGCTGGTTCGTCCTCGAGGTCAATCCGACGGCGGGATTCAAGGGGCTCTACCAGGCGACCCAGATCAGTCCGGCGCCGTACATCGCCAAACTCGCGATCGAACGCGCCGGCGGTGAGGTCGACGAGGAGCGCGTTCACGACCTCTCGAACGTTCTCGACGACTCCCGGCCGATGGCCCAGCCCATAGAGGCGACGTCGCCGGAGACGGAACCGTCCGTGATCGGCTACACCGAGGAAGTGGTTCTCTCGGGAACCAGCGGCTCGAAATCCGTGCTGGCAAAATCGGACACGGGTGCGACGCGGACGAGCATCGACACCGGTCTCGCGGCCGACATCGGCGCCGGGCCGATCAAATCCATCACGCGAATCCGATCCGGCAGTAGCAAGACCGCGAAGAGCCGTCCCGTCGTCGACGTCGTCGTCGGGGTCGGCGGCAACCAGCACACGGTCACCGCGAGCGTCGAGGACCGCAGCCACATGGACTACCCGGTCATCCTTGGCCGAGATATCCTCAAGAACTACCAGGTCGACGTGAGCCGACGATCGGATGCGGACACACCCGACACCCCCGAAGAAGAGGAGTAA
- a CDS encoding catalase: protein MAQFNRERIPEGVGHAKGGRRVRDLHLHERRALEAHDRRDVLRGGQGDRPGLVETLGL from the coding sequence ATGGCCCAGTTCAACCGGGAGCGCATCCCGGAGGGGGTCGGCCACGCGAAGGGCGGTCGGCGCGTACGGGACCTTCACCTGCACGAACGACGAGCCCTCGAAGCACACGACCGCCGAGATGTTCTCCGAGGAGGGCAAGGAGACCGACCTGGCCTCGTGGAAACCCTCGGGCTGTGA